The following is a genomic window from Methanobacterium aggregans.
TCAGGGAATGTTGACGTGTTCGTTGAAATCTCTGAATTGACTGAAGTGCTTGAAGAGTTTGAAGGGGTGGATACTGTAAAATTAAGATCTTGAACATTATAATTTTCTGTTTCCACTGGTTCAACTCCAGAATCATTAATCTGTGCTGCTGTAACCGGCCCCATGGAGCTCATCATTAGTATGAAGCATATCATCAATGAACTGAGTTTTTGGTTAATACATTTCACCTCCTTTTTATTTTTTTTAGTGTGCAAAGGTAGATAAGAGTAATACTATATATAGTATTTGTGTTATTACTGGTCGGGGAGAAATGAGAGGATTAGTAATACAAAATGGTGAAAAGTAATATTTTTATCCTAATTATAAATGAATTATTAATACTTTATTGGGATGGTCCAATTTAGGGAGGGTTTAAAAGTATTACAGGCCGGAATCCTGGAGTACAAGAACTGCTGGGAAGAATCCCATGTTTTAAGTTGATTGAAGATGGTTCACCCTCCAGGTTGAAAAATTCAGAATGAAAATCCCATTGGATCATTTACATAAAAAGTGGAGGGTTGAAAAAAGTGGCAGAAGTTACTTGTTAAACAACTTAAACTTACTACTGCTTCTTTCAACAATGTTTGGAATGGTATTGCCACACCAAACCCTAATCTGTACCCCAACTTATTTAACACTTTCTATTTAGTTTGTATTAATAATTTTGGGGGTTAAAAAGGCTGATAAGTAATAAATGGGAAAAGTTATGAACCATACAAAAATTCAAAATCAGCTTTTAAAAAAAGAAAAAAATGGGAAAGGGTTTTTACTGTCCGAATGAACCTCCTCTGTAGAGGAATCCAATACCTGCAAGACCAACAATAATTATGATTCCAACGACAGCTGCACCAACTGGGAAGCTGGACTTGGAAGAATCATTACCACTTGTCTTTGAGACCTCGTAGGACTTCTGTCCCTGAGCTTCAGCTCCTGGAGTGGTTGTTTCGCTGGTTGTTGAAGCTGCACTAACAGTTGCAGTGCTTCCAACTGAACCCTGGGAACTGGAAACTCCAGATCCATTACCTGAACCGTTATCCTGAGCACCGTTACCTGATCCTTGGGATCCTCCGTTTTTAGAACCCTGGGAACCACCGTTGTTGGTGTTTCCATCCGGAACCTTAATAAGGCTCGCCAGGCTCTGCTGTGGAATGGTCTTGAAGTAGGCAAGTGCACTCATACCATTGGCACCTCCCTGTTTCAGGGCCTTGAACTGGCTCTCAGACAGGTAGTTACCGTTGCTTGTAACTGTTGTAGGCGGACTCTTCACCCGAGGATTGGGCCTGCCATTGTACATGTCTATGTATGCCTGTATAGTTGCTTCCCTCTGGGCTTCACTGGTTGTAAGGTCGCTTGTATCGATATCAGCCCATTTAAATGTGATAACGTATACGTGGGCAACCTTGAGCTTGTCGTCCCACACTGCAATGATTCCCTCCTCTTTTCCACCGTTTATGAAGTCAGATGCAACTTCATCACTTGGCAGCCTCTGGTTAAGGTAGGTTCCCATTCCAGGGGATATGCCTAGGAGGTAAACCAGACTGTCGTCCTTACAGTAAATGCTGTCACCTATGTAGGTGTAGCTCTGACTATCCGATGTTAATGGGATGTTCTTGAGTACGTAGTCTGACATGAAGAATCCAGGCTGTACACCCGGACATGCATGGTCGTGGAAGAGGAAGGTTACGATCTGGTCGAATGGTGGGTTGTTCCTCCAGGCATTGGATATGCTCTGTATGTTGAAGAAGTTTCCATCAACGAAAACCTTGCTTCCAATGTATGAAACATTTGTGGCATTGTTGAGTGCTGCTGGACCGATGTCGTTGACGTTCTGAACGTTGCTGCCGTTTCCAACTATGAAGCTATTCGTTGCGTTGTCGTAGCGCATGTAGATTGAGCTGAGTGTTGTTCCGTCCAGTCCCCTGAGCACGAATGTGAACCATAATGGCTTCCATACACCTGTGTGAACAGGCAGCAGGGTTGATCTGCTGAGCCTTGAGCCCAGAACCTGGTATATACCGTCCCATGCTGCTTCTGTTGTCTGGCCGTTAAGGTAAACGTATCCTGCTGATGTGAGCACTGCAAGGTCCCTGTCATCCTTCTCAATGTCGATACCAAGTTCCTCCTTGAATATCTTCTTGGCGAGGTTGGCAGCCTGAACACCTATGTCCTTCATCTGGTCGTAGCTTAAGTTGGAAGATGTGCCTGTTGTGGTGTTTGCCCTTGTTGCGTTGGCCAGGTGCAGACTGTCTATGTAAGCCATATCAAGTCCATGTGCCTGCTGGGCTGGTATTCTCACGCTTCCATCTTTATTGGTGATGTTGTCTGCTGTTCCAACCAGGTAGTAGTAATGGGTTTCGTTGAGTCCTTTCAGTTCCCTGTAGAATTCAATGAAGTACTCTGGATTGGTCTTCATCTTGTTCATTATCCATGTGTTGAACTTGAGTTCAGCAAGGTTACCCTCTAATTTGATACCAGTTTCCTTCTCGAATGCTGTTCTTGTTTCGTTGCGTTTGAACCTCAAAATTATGAGATCTCCGGTTTTGGTCTTGTCGTACCAGCGTATGAAGGCCAGCATGCTGCTGTCGGCCCCAGTTGCACTGGTGTCGTATCCGGAGTATCCACTTTTACCAGGGGTTGCATCGAAGAAGTAGAGTGCTGCATCATCAACAGAATCTCCAGTTACACCTATGACCTTGTAGGATGTTACATCCCCGGGAGAACCTGGTCCTGTGCTGGTTGCCTGTACAGGCGGATAGTACTTCATCATGGCCTGGGTTATTATGTAACCGCTGATGGTTCCCTGACACACGTGTCCATGAAATGCAGCTTCACGTAGAAGATCTGCAGGTGCTCCTGCTGCCCATGCATTTGCAAGGCTTGCGTAGGAGAATGTGTTGGCTGAACCCACCTTTGCAAGGTAGTTGTTCCACTGGAGCTTGGTCATGTTCTCGGATATTGTACCTGTGTAAACAGGGACAGCTGTACCGTTCCTGAAACAAACTGCAGTTAAAGTATTCCCCCTAAGGACAACAAAGCAGAAGTCCACGGGATCAGTTGCTGTCTGCCTGAGCATCAGTATGTTTCCCTTACCGTAGCTTATCCTACCATTTGAACCGTTGAGTATACCCTCAACACAGTCTTCACTGGTACTTCCGTTGAGTTTTGGCACACCTGCAGTTGTAATTGCAAGAACTTTGTCTGCTGTTGAGAAGTTCAGAAGCTGGTCTGCCTTGGCTGTGACATCCCTTCCAAGTTTGTAGGCTGCTGTTGCCTGCATGTTGAAGGTTGCACTGCCGTAAAAGTTAGGATCGGTAGCATCAGAAGAAGTGTACACAGCAATCTTCTGTTCCTGAGTTATGTAACCCGGAGCAGAGACAGAGATGTTAAAAGTTGTACCGTTCACAACACCAGGATAGTCGAAACTCACCTTGTAACCCTTAAATGCAGAGTCGTAGGTTTTGGTGAAATTAATTGTCTTACCTGTGCTGTCCTTAACCTTTATCTCAGGATTTATCCCACTGTCTGAACTGTAGGGATAGTTAACCTTAACACCGATGACTGGGTCAACAGGTGCTGAACTCTGGGTAGAAGAGTTAGAAACATTCAAACCTTGACTCGATTGCAGAGCACCTCCATCAGTAGATGAATCTGCTGCAGAAACTGCACCACAAAGAACCATTACCATGAGCATGGTTAAACCAATTATCAATCCTTGTTTTCTCATCTTTTCACCTCCTTTATCTTTTATTATGCAAGATTAGATGATAGTAATACTATATATTAAGTTTGTGTTATTACTGAACTGAGGGTTGGGGAAGAATTAGTAATAAATTGGCTAAAAAGTAATATTTTTATCCTAAAATTATATAAAATCGTAATAATAACTTGTGAAATCAAATGAGGATTGTATTAAAAAAGGTAAAACCGAAACAATTCTAAAAAGATAATCCTATTCTAAAAAAATAACCTAAAAACATGAAAGCAGAACCCCCTCAAGATATAAAATGATTTCATTATAAAAAAAATAAAAAAAATCCTGATAAACTCAATCAGAACTCGAAAAAAAGAAGGGGAATGAAACCTTCAGGAGAGCTTCCTCTTCATGAAAAAGGCACCTGAACCAATCCCTGCAACAAGACCAATGAGAAGTCCACTTAAAAATGGAGTTACAAAGCCCGTGCTTGTGTTGGTTGCGGTTAACTTGTTCAGACCCTGTTTTATTGCTGTTTCATTGGCAGAACAAACAATTATCCTGTTTGAAAGGTCTGGATGCTGGGAAAGGAATTCGTTGACTGTTCCCTGGTATGCAACTGCCAGTATCTTCTTGTTTGGATTGGAAAGGGTATGTTCAAGCTGATGGGTAACATCTGCATCTGATTTGAATTTGTAGACAGTGGCGTTCACCCCTGTTTCATCCACAACCTGTTTGGCAAGGTGAGCAGTTGAATTGTCTGTGATAACAATGGTTGACTCTGGTGTGACGTCAACACCATGGGCACTGACAGCAGCCATGTTTAAAGAGATTACAATCAGGAACAAAGTTATCTTCATATTATTCTTCATTTTTATTCCTCCTCAGAGTTTGTTCAGCTTCAAGAGTTCTGGTTTTGACCGGGATATGAAGCTTACGATTAAAAGGTTTGCAGTTGCCTCTAAAACTGCAACGAACAGGTAGAAGGGTACCAGCGTGGCCAGGAGCATGTCCAAAGTTGCAACTCCTGCTGCAAGGAGTATGAGAACCTGGGCTATGCTTGCCAGCACTACCCCCATGAAGGTGCCTGAGAACACACCAAGCCGTGTGTCGATGTTTGATGCCAATTTACAGAAGATGTAGGTTGATAAACTCAAAACCACCCCCATTGTCACTGTGTTGGCACCCAGGGATGTGATTCCTCCCATTCCCAGAAGGAAGAACTGTGCAATGAGGCATAGAAACTCCACTGCAACACCACTAAGGGGTCCCAGGAGTATTGCAACCAGGGGTATCAGGAAGAAGTGTATGGGAACACCGAAGGGTGATGGTATGGATAAGGATGATGCTACAACTGTTGCAGCAGCAAGAATTGCTGTTTTAACTATTAAACCTTCCTTTTCCCCATGCCTGGAAAGTTTGAATGAGTAAATACCTATGAATATGATGGC
Proteins encoded in this region:
- a CDS encoding FmdE family protein translates to MRKQGLIIGLTMLMVMVLCGAVSAADSSTDGGALQSSQGLNVSNSSTQSSAPVDPVIGVKVNYPYSSDSGINPEIKVKDSTGKTINFTKTYDSAFKGYKVSFDYPGVVNGTTFNISVSAPGYITQEQKIAVYTSSDATDPNFYGSATFNMQATAAYKLGRDVTAKADQLLNFSTADKVLAITTAGVPKLNGSTSEDCVEGILNGSNGRISYGKGNILMLRQTATDPVDFCFVVLRGNTLTAVCFRNGTAVPVYTGTISENMTKLQWNNYLAKVGSANTFSYASLANAWAAGAPADLLREAAFHGHVCQGTISGYIITQAMMKYYPPVQATSTGPGSPGDVTSYKVIGVTGDSVDDAALYFFDATPGKSGYSGYDTSATGADSSMLAFIRWYDKTKTGDLIILRFKRNETRTAFEKETGIKLEGNLAELKFNTWIMNKMKTNPEYFIEFYRELKGLNETHYYYLVGTADNITNKDGSVRIPAQQAHGLDMAYIDSLHLANATRANTTTGTSSNLSYDQMKDIGVQAANLAKKIFKEELGIDIEKDDRDLAVLTSAGYVYLNGQTTEAAWDGIYQVLGSRLSRSTLLPVHTGVWKPLWFTFVLRGLDGTTLSSIYMRYDNATNSFIVGNGSNVQNVNDIGPAALNNATNVSYIGSKVFVDGNFFNIQSISNAWRNNPPFDQIVTFLFHDHACPGVQPGFFMSDYVLKNIPLTSDSQSYTYIGDSIYCKDDSLVYLLGISPGMGTYLNQRLPSDEVASDFINGGKEEGIIAVWDDKLKVAHVYVITFKWADIDTSDLTTSEAQREATIQAYIDMYNGRPNPRVKSPPTTVTSNGNYLSESQFKALKQGGANGMSALAYFKTIPQQSLASLIKVPDGNTNNGGSQGSKNGGSQGSGNGAQDNGSGNGSGVSSSQGSVGSTATVSAASTTSETTTPGAEAQGQKSYEVSKTSGNDSSKSSFPVGAAVVGIIIIVGLAGIGFLYRGGSFGQ
- a CDS encoding energy-coupling factor ABC transporter permease; the encoded protein is MHLPDGLIPLWQSIAYWVVAIIFIGIYSFKLSRHGEKEGLIVKTAILAAATVVASSLSIPSPFGVPIHFFLIPLVAILLGPLSGVAVEFLCLIAQFFLLGMGGITSLGANTVTMGVVLSLSTYIFCKLASNIDTRLGVFSGTFMGVVLASIAQVLILLAAGVATLDMLLATLVPFYLFVAVLEATANLLIVSFISRSKPELLKLNKL